In Salinibaculum sp. SYNS191, the genomic window CACCGCCCGCGCCGGCCTGGACACGCTCGTCCTGGACGGCGGGCAGCCCATTCTCGAACGCAACGCCCACCTGGAGAACGTCCCCGGCTTCCCGGCGGGAGTCAACGCCCGCCGCTTCCTGGATTTGACGCGCGAGCAGGCCGAGCGCAACGGCTGTGACCGCCGGGAGACGCGCGTCCGGGCGGTCGAGCGGGCCCCCGACGGCCGCTTCGAACTCGATACCGACGGCGACGAGCGCCTGCTGGCCGACCGCGTCGTCTGCACATCCTGGGCCGACACCGACTACCTGGCCGGCGTCGAGGGGGTCGGTCTCATCGAGCGCGGCAGCAAGACCTACGTCGACGTGGACGGGGACGGGCGGACTGGCGTCGACGGCCTCTACGCCGCCGGACGCGTCGCCGGCAGTCGACACCAGACCGTGGTCGCGGCGGGCGACGGTGCCAACGTGGCGCTGGCGGCCATCGAGGACTCCGAGGTCCCCTTCTACCACGACTGGGTCGCGCCGGAGGGCTACTTCACCGGCCGCGGCCGCGAGGTGCCGCCGGGCTGTGAGGAGATCGACGACGACGAGCGCGAGCGCCGGGAGCGGGAGGCACGCGAGGTCATGCGCAGACACTTCAGCGAACCGCATCCGGAGGAACCCACACAGCACCCCAGCGTCGAGGAGTGAAACCGGCCGCGCGGACGCACCCGCATTTATACCGGAGCGCCCCCGCAGTAGGAGTATGCTGGAGGGAGTGAACGTCGCCCTGGGCGTCACCGGGTCGATAGCGGCGGTCAAGACGGTCGAACTCGCCCACGAACTCCGCCGTCAGGGCGCGTCGGTCCGGGCGGTCACCACGTCGGCCGCGGAGGGCATCATCCACCCGTGGGCGCTGGAGTTCGCAACCGACAACCCCGTCGTCACCGAGATCACCGGCAGCGTCGAGCACGTCGAACTCTGCGGCCGCGACGGCTGGGCGGACGTGTTGCTGGTCGCGCCGGCCACCGCCAACACCGTCGGGAAGATGGCCGCGGCCATCGACGACAGCCCGGTGACGACGTGTGCGACGACCGCATTCGGTGCCGACCTCCCCATCGTCGTCGTCCCGGCGATGCACGAACCGATGTACGACCACCCCGGCGTGCTGGACGCCCTGGACCGTCTGGAGGAGTGGGATGTCGCCTTCGTCGACCCCCGCGTCGAGGAGGGCAAGGCCAAAATCGCCGCCGAGGACGACATCGTGACCGGCGTCGCGCGCGCGACGACCGAGCAGACCCTGGCCGACAGACACGTCGTCGTCACCAGCGGCGGGACGACGGAGTCTATCGACCCCATCCGGACGCTCTCGAACCGCGCGTCCGGCAGGACCGGCCGCGCCGTCGCCCGGGCCTGCTACGTCCGCGGGGCCGAGGTGACGCTGGTCCACGACGGTCCCAACGTCCCCTGGGCGACCGTCGAGACAGTCGAGAGCGCCGCCGAGATGCTCGCCGCCGTCGAGGCACACGCCGACGACGCCGACGCGCTGGTCTCCGCGGCGGCCATCTCCGACTACACCGTCGAGTCCAGCCCCGAGAAAATACGCTCGGGCCAGGACGAACTCGCCCTCGAACTCGAACCGACGCCGAAACTCATCGACACAATCCGCGAGTCACACCCGGACCTGCCCATCGTCGGGTTCAAGGCCGAGAGCGACGGCGACGACGCGGCCATCGCAGCGAAGGCCCGCGAGATACTCGACCGGGCGGGCCTCTCGTTCGTCGTCGGCAACGACACGAGCGTCATGGGCGAGGAGCGCACGCGCGCGCTCGTGGTCCGCCGCGACGACTACGACGTCTTCGAGGGGACGAAGACGGCGCTGGGCGGCCGGGTCGCCGACGAACTCGCCGCGACGCTCGCTCCCTGAGTTGGAGTTCGCGGCGCGCGCCCGTCTGACGCAGTTCCGCGCGCCGGGCGCGCGCGGCGAAAATTGCCGCCTCTAGACGGCACTGGTGGCGGGACCGGGGGCCGAACGTTCGCCGACAGGATGGTGAACGTGACATTCAGTCTTTAATACATCAGCTGCGACACTGTCGCCACGTCGAACAGATAGACCAGTGGCGAAAGCTGGGACTGTCCGGAATAACCGCAATACGTCCCGAGTGTGCCGCATATCATACGTGATAATTGGAGAGTGCGGTCGGCACTGCGATTGTCCCTCGACTAGAGGTGTTTTCTGGGACTGAAGTAACCACCAAGCAATTGCCTGAATTACACTTTGTGATAATACGACCCTAACTAATATATAGGCTGCAAGGTAACCGCCGCCTATGCGTCTGAGACAGATACTGGACGACGACAGTGCGGTCAGCCCGGTCATCGGGGTTATCCTGATGGTCGCAATTACGGTCATTCTGGCCGCGGTCATCGCATCGTTCGTGCTCGGACTCGGTCCGAGTGAAGCAGCACCGAGCGCGCAGTTCGAGTTTGAAACCAACTCGACGAACAGCAGCTACGTCGACATCAGTCACCAGTCGGGTGACAAAATCGACGCATCGACGCTGTATACACGGGGAACCCTGAACGGCAGTGACGTCCACTGGAGTAATAACTCCAGTTCGGGAGCCTACATCACCGATGCAATCTCGGGCGACGAGGTTGCGTCGGGCGACCGCATTACCGTCGACGCAGGGACGCAGGATTGGGAACTCACAGTCGTTTGGGAGAAGGACGACCAGTCCAGCGAACTGGCGTCACAGTCGGCATAACAACGCACTCGCCGGGGTTTGTTTTACCGCACCCGCCACGGTTCCTTTTATTGGTAGCGAATATTCTGGTAGTCGGGAATATTATGCCCGACCGGCTGTCGGCCGCGGCCTAACAGGGGATTTTTACGCTGGCTCGCAGTAGCGCGGGCATGCACCAGCTCAGAGAGTCGCTGCTCGAAGCCCCCATCATCGAGAAGGAGGGCTACCACTACTTCGTCCACCCCATCAGCGACGGTGTGCCGATGCTGCGCCCCGAACTCCTGCGGGAGATCGTCATCCGAATCATCCGGAAGGCCGACATCGACGACGTCGACAAGATCGTCGCGCCCGAGGCGATGGGTATCCACATCTCCACGGCAGTCTCGCTGATGACCGACATCCCGCTGGTCGTGGTGCGCAAGCGCTCCTACGGCCTCGACGGCGAGGTGTCGCTCTCGCAGGTCACCGGCTACTCCGAGGGTGAGATGTACATCAACGACGTCTACGAGGGCGACCGGGTGCTCATCCTCGACGACGTGCTCTCCACCGGCGGGACCCTCCGCGGTATCACCAGCGCGCTGGACGACATCGGCGCGGACATCGCCGACATCGTCTGCGTCATCAAGAAGGCCGACGGGGAGAACAAGGTTGCCGACGCCGGCTACGAACCGAAGACGCTCATCAACGTCGTCGTCGAGGACGGCGAAGTCGTCATCGTCGACGAGGACGGGGACGGATAGATGACCGACCGCGAGGAACTGCTGGCGTCGCTGCACGACCACCTCGCGGCCACCGAGGAGCGGCCGCTGGAGACTGCAGCGAACCGCTGGCTCGGCGAAGCACAGGCCGTCGCCGCCGACCTGGCAACGGCCGACCTCGACGACGAGACCGTTCGCAAGCGCACCGAGAAGGTGCTGGACCTGCTGTCGGAGGTCGACGGCACCGGCGACGAGACGGCCGACGAACACGTCGAGGCCGCCCGCCGCGCCGCCGAGCGCGTCCTCGACCAGTAACACCGCTTTTGTCCCCGGCGACGGACGTTCCGCCATGGCCGACGACCCCGAGAAGACCCTCCAAGACTGGAAGGCGGAGATGCAGGCCGAACACGACGACGCCATCGCCGACCCTGACCCCGACGCCGACCACCGCATCGAGGGCGTCGCGCAGGTCAACTACCGCGTCTACTACGAGTACGACGCCGACGCGGACGCACTCGAACGGACGCGCGAGGAGCAGGTGAACGACCTCACCGACCCCGAACTGCACTCCTGTGCCTGCGGCGTCCGCGGGATGACGCCCGACGAGGCCCGCCAGCACATGCGCACCGCCCACGACCAGTCCTGACACGTCGCTGTCACCCGGTATCTCTATTCCCGTCAGGCACGTACCCCGGACCATGTGGGCGCTCGTGGTGTTGCAGATCGGACTGGAGGAGAGCCGCGGGATCGCAGACCTGGCGCTCGCGCTCCTGCTCATGTTCCTCGTCTTCGCCTCGGTTGCCGTCCTCGGCCGGCTGTTCGACTGGCTGATGTCCTACTGAGGCGGCTGGCTCGGGGGACCCCAGTCCTCTGTCGACGCTCCCGGACTCGTCGCTCAGCGGTGAGTTCGTGAAAGGAGCGGGAGGTGGATTCGAACAACGCGAAACACTCGCTGACGCTCGCGTTTCTCTCGTTCAAATCCACGCCGCGACGACTCACTCACGAGCGTTGCGCCGAGATGAAACTCGGCGCGTGTGAGTTCGTGAGAAGTAGCGGGAGGTGGATTTGAACCACCGATCTGCGGGTTATGAGCCCGCCGGAATCTCCTGGCTATCCCATCCCGCTACCCATTCGTAACTCCGGTTTGCGTTTAAGGATTGTGATTACCGGGCCGTCCGTGACATTCTCCCGTGCTCACTCCAGGTGGACCTGCCACGTGAACAGGCTCTCGAAGACGTAGTTGACCGACATCGCGACGGCGATGGCGATAGGACTCGCCGCGAGGAACCACAGGTCGGTGCCAGCGATTTCGAGAGTCACGTCGAGATAGCGCACCAGGAACCAGTAGACCGTCAACTGGACCGTGACGCCGCCGGAGCGGACGAGGTGTGACTTTCCCAGTCGCTTCAGGAAGGGCCAGCGACCCGCGGCCCCCTGGTCGGCGAACGTCCAGTGCTCGTTGACCAGGAACATCACGACGATGGCCGTCTCGACGCCGGCGGCCTTCGCCCACAGTTCGGGCACGCCGGCGAGGAGGTGCAGGGCCGTCAGCACGGTGTTGTCGCTGATTGCGCCGACGACGCCCACCGAGACGAACTGGCCGAAACGGGCCCCCGAGAGGAGCGACTCCAGCGACGAGGGCAGCGAGCGGTCGCTCATTCCCGGTCGACCAGTGCCGGCGAGTCGTCCCGGCGAGCGGCGATGGCGGCGTGGAGCCGGCTATCGCTGAGGCGTTTCGCCCGATGGCGAGCGGTGAGCAGCGCGCGGCCGAGGCGCAGCGAGTCGCGAACAGGCGAGACCGTCGACCCGGGACGGTCGTGCCACTCGACGGGGACCTCGCGGACGCGGTAGCCCATCGCGCCGGCGATGGCGACCAGTTCCACGTCCCAGGCGAACCCCGGTTCGTAGATGTGCTGGCGGACCTTCGCCCACGCGTCGGCGTCGATGGCCTTCGCACCGCACTGGTAGTCGTAGAGTGGAACCGAGAGCAGGCGGCGGGCGAGCCACGCGAACCCGTCGCCGAGGTACCGGCGGGCGAGCGTCTGGTGACTTGCGACCGTCGCCTCCGGGTGCCGGCGCGACCCCACGGAGAGACCGACCTGGCCGTCCCGGACCGGCTGGACCACCTCGGCGATGGAGGTGGCCGGCGTCGCACCGTCGGCGTCGGCGAAGGCGAGGACGTCCGTCGACAGGGCTTCGAAGCCGGCGGTGACGGCCGCGCCCTTCCCCCGGCGGTAGGGGACGGCGTTGACCTCGGCCTCTAAGTCGGCGAGCGCTTCCGGCACCCCCTCGCGGGGGGCGTCGAGTTCGATGCGGAGCGTCGAGAGGTCCAGTGCGTCGTGGAGGGCGCGCACGTACGCGGAGAGACGGTCCACGTCGGGCCGGTAGGCGGGGACCACGAGTCCGACAGCGGGCGTCATTGGCCGAATACACCACAGCGCCCAGTAAAAACCGTTCGACTCGGAGTTCACAAGACGTATGGTCCGCGGTCACGGTGACTTTCGGTGATGGAGTTCGGCCTCGTCGCCCTCTGGATTGCTGCCCTCCTGTTGCTCGGACTGCTCGCGCTCCCCGTCACCTCCTGGCTGCTGGCCGACCTCGACGCCGGCCCCTTCGCCGTGCCGCTGGCGCTCGCGACGCTGACCCTCGTCGGTCACCTCGTCGGGCACATTGGCTTTCCCTGGCCCGCGCTCGCGGCCGGACTGGTCGTGCTGGCGGGCGCGTCGGCGCTGGCGATTCGCCGCGTCACCCCGGCCTACCGGAGTTTCGGCGAGGGCGCGGTCGTCTTCGTGCTCGCCTTCCTGCTCGTCGTTGGCATCCGCGGGTTCGACCCCGCCGCCGCGCCGCTGCCGCTGGCCGTCGGCGAGAAGTTCCTCGACTTCGGGATGCTGAAGACCTTAGAGCGGGCGGGGACGCTCCCCCCGGAGGACTTCTGGTTCGCCGGCGAACCGGTGCGCTACTACTACGGCGGCCACCTGACGACGACGCTTGTGGCGACGCTGACCGGGACCGCCCCGAAGTTCGCGTACAACCTCGGGCTGGCCGGGTTCTACGCGACGCTGGTCTCGACCGCCTACGGTCTCGCGGGGTCGATTGCGCTCCCCACGGGCGTGCCGCGGCGGCTCGCGGCCGGCTTCGGTGCCTTCTTCGTCGGCGTCGCGGCGAACCTGGTGACGGCGACGAAGGTCCTCGTGTGGTTGCTCCCCGACGCCGCCGCAGGGCTGGTCGTCGACGTCACGGGGCTCCCGAGCGACGCGACGTCGTGGTCGCCGGGCGAGTTCTACTACTTCGACGCCAGCCGGGTCATCCCGACGGACCCGAGCGTCGCCGACACCTACCCCGCCGCCACGGAGTTCCCCTTCTTTGCCTGGCTCAACGGCGACCTCCACGCCCACATGATGAGCCAGCCGCTCATGCTGCTCGCCGGCGGACTGCTGCTCGCGTACTGGCGGCTGCCGGCCGACAACCGCCGGCGACGGCTGCTCGTGCTGTTCGGCCTTCTGGGGCCGCTGGCGGGCGTCGTCGGCTTCACGAACCTCTGGTCGCTGCCGACCGTCGGCGGCCTGACGATGCTCGCTGTGGGGCTCGCACCAGCCTCGCCGGCCAGCCTGCTACCGGCGCGGTACGCGGAGCGGCTGCCGGGCGGGGACAGTCCCGTAACCCGGGAACTCCGTCGCGCGGTCCTGGCGATTGTGGTCGCCGTCGTCGTCCTGCTGGTGGGGCTGGTCTGGACGGCCCCGTTCTGGCCGGTGGTGCTGGGCGGCCCCGGCCGGACGGTGGGTCTCTGGCAGGCGTGGACGCCGCTGGGGAACCTGCTGCTGGTCAACGGCGCGTTCCTGGCCGTCTTCTTCGTCGCCCTGGCGCGGCGGACGGGGGCCACGGTCGAGCGCCCGGGGAAGGTCCTGGCCGGGTTCCTCGTGGTCGTGGCTGCCGGCGTCTTCTTCGGCTTCCCGGCACTGGGCATCGTCGCGCCGCTGCTGGTCACCGCCTGGTGGCTCTGTCGCAGCCAGGACGACGCCGGGTTCGAACTCGCCCTCGTGATGGCGGGCGCGGGGCTGGTGCTCGTCGTCGAACTGGTGACGATCCAGGGCGAGCGGTTCAACACCATCTTCAAGCCGTACTCGCAGGTGTGGCTGTTCTGGGCGACGGCGGCCGGCGTGTTGCTGGCGCGGCTTGTGACCGGCTGGCCGGCCGACCGCCTCGCGGTCCCGCGCGAGCGCCTGCGCCGCACCGGGAGCGTCCTCGCCGTCGTGCTCGTCCTCTCGACGCTGGTCTACCCGGCGTTCGCGCTGCCGGCCCACGTCGGCGGTGCGGGCCAGACCGTCCAGACGGAGGGGCCGACGCTGGACGCGACGGCCTACCTCGACGTCGAGTTCCCGCGGGACGCGCCGGCCATCCGCTGGCTGGACGCGCGGGAGGGCCAGCCCACCATCGTCACGGCCGCGCCCGGCACCTACCGGTGGAACCCCGACGACGGGAAGGGTGCGAGCGCGCCGGCGAGCCTGACCGGGCTCCCGGCCGTCCTGGGGTGGTTCCACGAGGAGCAGTACCGCGGCAGCGAGGACTACGAGGAGCGACTGGGCGACGTGGAGGACATCTACACGACGGACGACAGCGACTACCAGCGCCGGCTGCTGGAGTTCTACGAGGTGGAGTACGTCTACGTCGGACCGGCCGAACGGGCGGCGTACGGGGAGATAACAGTCGGGAACGCCGCGGGGGTCAGGGTCGTCCGTGAGTTCGAGAGCGTGACGATATACCGCGTCGCGTAGGCCGGGCGTCGCTACGCGTCGGCCTTCTTCTTGATGACGGTGACGGCGTCGGCGTCGATGGCGTCGACGTCGAGGTGGTTGGAGATGTACTGGCGGCGCTCGTAGGCCTCCTCCTCGTCGGGTTTGCCGATGGTACACCAGAGCTGCGGGCGGTCCGGGCCGTGCCAGTCGCCGTTGCGGTTGATGCCGAAGCAGACCCACTCCTCGTCGTCGTACTCGATGACAGCGCCCTTCCGGATGCCGGGGTCCCCGTGGATGATGAGCTTCTTCATACTCCCGCGTTCGCAAGATGTGTACTTAGGGACTTCGAACCCGCGAGCCGAGGAATACCGCCGCCGGAGGGCCGTCGTCACTGTCCGGGTAAAGGCAATCGTTATCGGAGAGGGCCGAGATGGCTTCGACAGATGGACCAACGCACCGCGGACGTCCAGTTCCTGACGCACTCCCCGAACCGGGGGTCGGTACTCCGCGTCGTCGCCGAGGAGGGGCCGCTGGACCGGTACGACATCGAGGAGCGGGTCGACGCCACGCGCCGGACCGTGGTCCGGAACCTGAACGAACTCGCCGACCGCGGGTTCGTCACCGAGACAGACGCGGGCGTCCGCCCGACGTCGCTGGGGGCGTTCCTCGCGGAGAGTTACGACCAGTTCGTCACCGACACGGCGCTGGCGGACCGCCTGGCACCCTTTCTCCAGCACGTCCCCCCGTCGCTGTTCGACCTCGACCCCCGGCACCTGGCCGACGCCGACGTGCTCACCGCGAGCGAGACCAGCCCGTACGCGATTCTCGACCGCACGCTTGAGTTGCGCCGCAGGGCCAGCACCATCAGCGAGATAGCACCGGCGGTCGAGAAGCAGAGCATCGAGCAACTGGCGCGGCGGGTCAGGAGCGGCGAGGACCTGGAGATGACGACCATCATCCCGGCGGACGCCGCCGAGGACGCGATGACGAACCCGGACTACCGGGAGGCCCACCTCGAAACGCTGCGTGCCGAGGGCGTCGAGATGTTCGCCCACCCCGAGCGCATCCCGCTGTTCGTCGGCGTCCTCGACGAGACGACGGCACTCGGGTCGATCAGGGACGGCCGGCCGAACGCACTCGTGACGACCACCGACCCGGCCGCCAGGGAGTGGGCCGAGGAGACAATCCAGGCGTACAAATCGCGGTCGGAACCGCACACGGCCTGACCGGAGATATTTAATCCAGGAACCGGAACATGAACGCAAAGAGCGTCCAGATGTCAGGGCTTGTCATTCGGAAACGCGTCATCACTAACTGCGAGTTCGAGAGATATCTGATGCAATGAATACCGGCTGGGCCGAGGAGTTGCAGTCGGTCCCGAACCTCGACACGCAACTCAAGTTGCTGTCGCGGCGGGAGCGGCGGCTCGTCCTCCGGGAGCTACTGCTCGATGGAGACCCCTTCGAGGTGGCCGACGTGATGGACGAGGGGACGGCCGAGTCCGAACAGGTCACGTACGAGCACGACCACCTGCCCAAACTGGAGTCGGCGGGGTACATCGAGTGGAACCGGCTGACCGGCCAGATAGCGCGGGGGCCGCAGTTCCGCGAAATCGTTCCGCTGCTGGAACTGCTCGAGGAGCACGCCGACGACCTGCCGACGGACTGGCCCTGAACAGACAGTCGCAGAGCGGCGGCCGGTGCGTGCGTTTGAGTGGTCACTGCAACTGTTGAATAGTCAGTGAAGAGCGTTACAGACCAGTGATTGCGAGCAAGGCGAAGCCACTGATTGTGTAGCCGCTCGCCCGTCTTCGTTTACTATTCAGTTCTTGTGCATATCACTCTGCGCTCTTTCGTCATGCCGAGACGGCTTCGCCGTCTCGTAGCACAGCAAAAAGTGGCCGGCAATCGTTTGGGTTTTAAACGCTGGTGTCCAACACCGCCGCAAGGTCGATATCTATGGAGATGCCACGCCGGATGAACACGTACTGTCCGCACTGCAACGAACACCACGAGCACGAGGTCGAGAAGGTCCGCTCGGGCCGCTCGTCGGGCATGAAGAAGGTCAACGACCGCCAGCGCAAGCGAAACAGCGGCATCGGGAACGACGGCAAGTTCTCGAAGGTGCCCGGTGGGGACAAACCCACGAAGAAGACACAGCTCACCTACCGCTGTGGCGAGTGCGGCAAGGCCCACCAGCGCAAGGGCTGGCGCGCCGGCCGCCTCACGTTCCAGGAGTAAGTATGGCAGGGAGCTTCTACAAGGTCGCCTGTCCGGACTGCGAGAACGAACAAATCGTCTTCGGGAAGGCAGCCACCGAGGTCGCCTGCGAGGTCTGTGGGCACACGCTCGCACGGCCGACCGGCGGTGAGGCCGTCCTCGAAGGCGAGGTCACGGAGACCGTCGAGGCGCGATGAAGTTCAGCGGCTGGCCCGACCCCGGCGAACTCGTCGTCGGGCGGATCGACGAAATCGAGGACTTCGGCGTGTTCGTCGACCTGCTGGAGTACGAGGACAAGCGTGGCCTCTGTCACATCAGCGAGGTCGCCTCCGGCTGGATCAAGAACGTCCGCGACCACGTCAACGTCGACCAGCGGGTCGTCGCGAAGGTGCTGGACGTCGACGAGAGCTCACAGCAAATCGACCTCTCGCTGAAGGACGTCAACGACCACCAGCGCAAGGAGAAGATACAGGAGTGGAAAAACGAGCAGAAGGCGGACAAGTGGATGGCCATCGCCTTCAGCGAGGACATGGACGACGAGCAGTACGCGGCCATCGCAAACGAACTGCTCGCGAACTTCGGGTCGATGTACGACGGCTTCGAGCAGGCCGCCATCCACGGCACCGAGGCCTTGGAGGAGACGGACCTCTCCGAGGAGGAGGTCGAGGCCATCGTCCAGACGGCCCGCGAGAACGTCTCCGTGCCGTACGTCAACGTCACCGGCTACGTGGACCTGGAGTGCCCGACTGGCGAGGGCGTGGACGTCATCAGGGAGGCGCTGCAGGCCGCCGAGGGCAACGGCGAGGTGCCCGAGGAAATCCAGCTCGAAGTGACCTACGTCGGGTCGCCGGAGTACCGCATCGAGGTGCAGGCACCCGACTACAAGACGGCCGAGGCCCACCTCGAGGAGAGCGCCGAGCGGGCGCGCAGCGTCGTCGAGCAACACGGTGGCACCGGGCTCTACCACCGCGAGCGTAACGAAGACGACGAGTAGCGGCCCCGTGAAATCCGACATTCTCGTCTGTTCTGACTGGAAGCACGCCCACGAGCGGCCGGTCTACACGCTCGGGGAGACCTGCCCGGACTGTGGCGCGGCAGCTGTCAACAGCGCGCCGGCGCCGTTCAATCCCGAGGACCCCCACGGAAAGTATCGACGCGCACTTAAGCGCCGCAACCGGGAATAGACGGTATGGACGAATTCGAGATCGAGGCAGTCGCCGAGCCGGAGCTCACCGACCCGGTGCTGGTCGAGGGGCTGCCAGGCGTCGGCCACGTCGGGAAACTCGCCGCCGAGCACCTCGTCGAGGAGCGCGACGGCGACCTCGTGCGCCGCGTCTACTCGACGCATCTCCCCCCGCAGGTCAGCGTCGAGGACGGCCTCACGCAACTGGCCTGCGCCGAGATACACGCCGTGGAGACCGACGGCCAGGACCTGCTGGTGCTGACCGGCGACCACCAGGCACAGGACACCGTCGGCCACTACGGCCTGGCGGACACCTTCCTGGACATCGCCGACGACCTGGGTGCCGAGCGCGTCTTCGCGCTGGGCGGCGTCCCCACCGGCGAACTCATCGAGGAGTACGACGTGGTGGGCGCGACGACCAGCGAGGCCCAGCGCGACGAACTGGAGGAGGCCGGCGTGGAGTTCCGCGGCGACGAACCGGCCGGCGGCATCGTCGGCGTCAGCGGCCTCCTGCTCGGCCTGGGTGAGCGCCGCGACGTGCCCGCTGCCTGTCTGATGGGCGAGACCAGCGGCTACCTCGTCGACCCCAAGAGCGCGCAGGCGGTGCTGGAGGTCCTGCAGGACGTGCTCGGGTTCGAAATCGACTTCTCCTCGCTGGAGGAGCGCGCGGAGGAGATGGAGGAGGTCGTCCGCAAGATTCAGGAGATGGAGCAGTCGCCCGCGCCGACCGACGAGGACCTGCGGTACATCGGCTAGCGCGAGCGAGAGATTCTTACTGGTCCCCGCCGTATCCGCCTCCGTGTTCGAGGACGTGGTAGCGGGGTTGCCGCCGTGGCTGGTCACGGGGGTGCTGCTGGGACTGTGCGGCACGCTCGTCGTCGCCGGGGCCTTCCTCGCTGCCGAGTGGCTGATTCCGGGCGAGCAACAGCGGCAACGCCAGCGCCGTAGCGGCGAGTCCCGTCGGCGCATGGAGTTCCGCGAGTACCTCGACGCCATCGACGAACCCTACGCCGAGGGCCACGTCGTCGAGGGCCAACGCGTCGCCTTCTACCTGCCCGAGCGGGACGTCGCCATCACGTTCGACCCGAAGGCGTACTACCGCATCGACCGCTCCGAGACGACGGCGATTCTGGTCGAACACGAGGTGCCCGGCTCGGCGCTCGGCAGCCGCCTCCCCTTCGAGGTGCCCGACGTCAGCTTCGGTCGCCGGGACGGGCGGAGTCGCGTCGACCCCATCACTGCCGCGTTCGCGGAACTGGGCGTGTCCGCCGGTGCGAGCGTCGACGAAGTGAAGCGGGCCTACCGCCGGCGCGTGAAGGACGTCCACCCCGACCAGGGCGGCGATGAGGACGAGTTCAAGCGGGTGCGCGAGGCGTACACGCTGGCGAAGGAACACGCCGACTAGGCGAACGCCGCCGACCGGCGGGTGAGAACCACCAGCGCGGCCACGACGACGGCCGTCAGCAGCGCGCCCAGCAGGAACGGGGCCCAGTAGACGAGCACGTAGATGCCGGTCATCACCGGCGGGCCGACGGTCCGGCCGAGGCTGCCGGCCCCCTGCGTGACGCCGAAGGCGCTGCCCTGGCTGTCCTCCGAGGCGGCGGCGGAGACCATCGACGCCGTGCCGACGTTGAGGAGTCCGTTCCCGCTCGACAGCACCGCGAGGACCAGGAGCAAGGCGAGCAGTTCCGGCGACGCGCCGAGGACGCCCGGAAGGAGAGTCGCGCCGAGGTTCGGCGCGAACGGGAGCGCGAGGAGCGCGAGCAGCAACAGCGACGCGCCGCCGACGGCCAGCCGCGTGTCGGCGTAGCGCCGCGAGAGCGCGCGCACGACGACGCCCTGGTTGAGAACGCCGAGGACGCCGATGTAGGTCAACAGCAGGCCGGCCTGGGCCTCGTCGTAGCCGTAGATGTCGGCGACGAAGGGGATGAAGGCGACCTGGACGCCGGAGAAGGCGAGGGAGACGACGAGGAAGACGAGCACGAGCGGGCGGAGGTCGGCGTCGGCCAGCGCCGCCCGGAACTGTGCGACGAGGCCGCCGCCGCGGGCGGCGCGCCGGGTCCGGTTGGGCTCGGGGAGAAAGAGCGCGGCGGCGACGAACGCGAGCAGGCTCAGCCCCGCCGCGAGGAAACTGGGCAGCGAGAAGGAACTGACGGGGACGAAGCCGGGGAAGATATCGCGGGCCACAGCGACCGCGGGGTCGCTGGCGACGGCCGCGCCGAGGGCGGGACCGAAGACGAAGCCCAGGCCGAACGTCGCACCGACGAGGCCCAGGGCTGCCGCACGTTCTTCGGGGGGCGTCACGTCGGTGATGTACGCCTGCGCGGTAGCGATGTTGCCACCCATCGCGCCGGCGAGCATCCGTGCGGCAAAGAGCGCCCCGAGCG contains:
- a CDS encoding NAD(P)/FAD-dependent oxidoreductase; protein product: MSPETRDVCIVGGGPAGLTAGIYTARAGLDTLVLDGGQPILERNAHLENVPGFPAGVNARRFLDLTREQAERNGCDRRETRVRAVERAPDGRFELDTDGDERLLADRVVCTSWADTDYLAGVEGVGLIERGSKTYVDVDGDGRTGVDGLYAAGRVAGSRHQTVVAAGDGANVALAAIEDSEVPFYHDWVAPEGYFTGRGREVPPGCEEIDDDERERREREAREVMRRHFSEPHPEEPTQHPSVEE
- the coaBC gene encoding bifunctional phosphopantothenoylcysteine decarboxylase/phosphopantothenate--cysteine ligase CoaBC, with translation MLEGVNVALGVTGSIAAVKTVELAHELRRQGASVRAVTTSAAEGIIHPWALEFATDNPVVTEITGSVEHVELCGRDGWADVLLVAPATANTVGKMAAAIDDSPVTTCATTAFGADLPIVVVPAMHEPMYDHPGVLDALDRLEEWDVAFVDPRVEEGKAKIAAEDDIVTGVARATTEQTLADRHVVVTSGGTTESIDPIRTLSNRASGRTGRAVARACYVRGAEVTLVHDGPNVPWATVETVESAAEMLAAVEAHADDADALVSAAAISDYTVESSPEKIRSGQDELALELEPTPKLIDTIRESHPDLPIVGFKAESDGDDAAIAAKAREILDRAGLSFVVGNDTSVMGEERTRALVVRRDDYDVFEGTKTALGGRVADELAATLAP
- a CDS encoding type IV pilin N-terminal domain-containing protein, producing the protein MRLRQILDDDSAVSPVIGVILMVAITVILAAVIASFVLGLGPSEAAPSAQFEFETNSTNSSYVDISHQSGDKIDASTLYTRGTLNGSDVHWSNNSSSGAYITDAISGDEVASGDRITVDAGTQDWELTVVWEKDDQSSELASQSA
- the hpt gene encoding hypoxanthine/guanine phosphoribosyltransferase — translated: MHQLRESLLEAPIIEKEGYHYFVHPISDGVPMLRPELLREIVIRIIRKADIDDVDKIVAPEAMGIHISTAVSLMTDIPLVVVRKRSYGLDGEVSLSQVTGYSEGEMYINDVYEGDRVLILDDVLSTGGTLRGITSALDDIGADIADIVCVIKKADGENKVADAGYEPKTLINVVVEDGEVVIVDEDGDG
- a CDS encoding GtrA family protein gives rise to the protein MSDRSLPSSLESLLSGARFGQFVSVGVVGAISDNTVLTALHLLAGVPELWAKAAGVETAIVVMFLVNEHWTFADQGAAGRWPFLKRLGKSHLVRSGGVTVQLTVYWFLVRYLDVTLEIAGTDLWFLAASPIAIAVAMSVNYVFESLFTWQVHLE
- a CDS encoding glycosyltransferase, translated to MTPAVGLVVPAYRPDVDRLSAYVRALHDALDLSTLRIELDAPREGVPEALADLEAEVNAVPYRRGKGAAVTAGFEALSTDVLAFADADGATPATSIAEVVQPVRDGQVGLSVGSRRHPEATVASHQTLARRYLGDGFAWLARRLLSVPLYDYQCGAKAIDADAWAKVRQHIYEPGFAWDVELVAIAGAMGYRVREVPVEWHDRPGSTVSPVRDSLRLGRALLTARHRAKRLSDSRLHAAIAARRDDSPALVDRE